One region of Trinickia violacea genomic DNA includes:
- a CDS encoding disulfide bond formation protein B: MNDNTALLRRERRLLVLLGFVCLGLLAGALYMQFVKNEDPCTLCIIQRYFFALIAFFAFFGATLKGWRGVAVLETLIAITAAAGIAAAVRHVYIQLNPGFSCGFDQLQPVVDSLPPAQWLPSVFKVGGLCETVYPPIFGILLPGWALIAFVAIFVPVVASLWRNRTRRALSAL, translated from the coding sequence ATGAACGACAACACCGCGTTGCTGCGCCGCGAGCGCCGTCTCCTCGTCCTGCTGGGCTTCGTCTGCCTCGGCCTCCTGGCCGGTGCGCTCTACATGCAGTTCGTCAAGAACGAGGACCCCTGCACGCTGTGCATCATCCAGCGCTATTTCTTCGCGCTGATCGCGTTCTTTGCGTTCTTCGGCGCAACGTTGAAAGGCTGGCGCGGGGTCGCCGTGCTCGAGACGCTCATTGCCATTACCGCCGCGGCCGGCATCGCGGCCGCCGTGCGCCACGTGTATATCCAGCTGAACCCCGGCTTCAGCTGCGGTTTCGACCAGTTGCAGCCGGTCGTCGACAGTCTGCCGCCCGCGCAGTGGCTGCCCTCCGTGTTCAAGGTCGGCGGCCTATGCGAGACGGTGTATCCGCCGATCTTCGGCATCCTGCTGCCGGGCTGGGCCCTGATCGCGTTCGTGGCGATCTTCGTGCCGGTCGTCGCGAGCCTGTGGCGCAACCGGACTCGGCGCGCGCTGAGCGCCCTGTAA
- the xdhA gene encoding xanthine dehydrogenase small subunit, with product MTTHPIRFYRRGAVREVAGVPATRTVLQHLREDLHCTGTKEGCAEGDCGACTVVVGELDANGALTLKAVNACIQFLATLDGRALFTVEDLRAADGALHPVQQALVDCHGSQCGFCTPGFVMSMWALYENQSPSSGLPTRDEINTALSGNLCRCTGYRPIVDAAQKMFDYQQYPRAAFDRETVTRALQSIQRSDTFTYTAPDTRGADFGTPSFWAPATLDAFAKLRAQHPRARVLAGSTDVGLWVTKQFRDLGDILYIGNVAELKAIERDGATLTIGAAASLEDAYAALAADYPEVAELWTRFASLPIRHAGTLGGNVANGSPIGDSMPALIALNAHVVLRHGANSRTLPLDAFYVGYQKTALEPGEFVAAIRVPRPSPDLRFRTYKVSKRYDQDISAVCAAFALHVTDGHITEARIAFGGMAATPKRAEHAEAALAGSPWDEAAARRAMDALASDYQPLTDMRASSAYRTKAARNVLWRFYLETRDEAPLALADVNAFAFDAGAKEPG from the coding sequence ATGACAACGCATCCCATCCGCTTCTATCGCCGCGGCGCCGTCCGCGAGGTCGCCGGCGTGCCCGCGACGCGCACCGTGCTGCAGCATCTGCGCGAAGACCTCCATTGCACCGGCACCAAGGAAGGCTGCGCCGAAGGCGATTGCGGCGCGTGCACGGTCGTCGTCGGCGAGCTCGATGCGAACGGCGCGCTGACGCTGAAAGCGGTCAATGCCTGCATTCAGTTCCTGGCGACGCTCGACGGCCGCGCGCTCTTCACCGTCGAAGACCTGCGCGCCGCCGACGGCGCGCTGCACCCGGTGCAGCAGGCGCTCGTCGATTGCCACGGCTCGCAATGCGGCTTCTGCACACCGGGCTTTGTGATGTCGATGTGGGCGCTCTACGAGAACCAGTCCCCATCGAGCGGCTTGCCGACGCGCGACGAAATCAACACCGCCCTCTCCGGCAACCTGTGCCGTTGCACCGGCTACCGGCCGATCGTCGATGCGGCGCAGAAGATGTTCGACTATCAGCAATACCCGCGCGCGGCGTTCGATCGCGAGACGGTCACGCGCGCGCTGCAATCGATCCAGCGCAGCGACACCTTCACTTACACGGCGCCCGATACGCGCGGCGCCGACTTCGGCACGCCGTCGTTCTGGGCGCCGGCCACGCTCGACGCGTTCGCGAAGCTGCGCGCGCAGCATCCGCGTGCGCGCGTCCTCGCGGGCAGTACAGACGTGGGCCTGTGGGTGACGAAGCAATTCCGCGATCTCGGCGACATCCTCTACATCGGCAACGTCGCCGAATTGAAGGCGATCGAGCGCGACGGCGCGACGCTCACCATCGGCGCGGCAGCCTCGCTCGAAGACGCCTATGCGGCGCTCGCCGCCGACTATCCCGAGGTCGCCGAGCTGTGGACGCGCTTCGCCTCGCTGCCGATCCGCCATGCCGGCACGCTCGGCGGCAACGTCGCGAACGGCTCGCCGATCGGCGATTCGATGCCTGCGTTAATCGCGCTGAACGCACACGTCGTGCTTCGTCATGGCGCGAACTCGCGCACACTGCCGCTCGATGCGTTCTACGTCGGCTATCAGAAGACCGCGCTCGAACCCGGCGAATTCGTCGCCGCGATCCGCGTGCCGCGCCCTTCGCCTGATTTGCGCTTTCGGACCTACAAAGTGTCGAAGCGCTACGACCAGGACATTTCGGCCGTGTGCGCCGCGTTTGCGCTTCACGTGACCGACGGCCACATCACCGAGGCGCGCATTGCGTTCGGCGGCATGGCCGCGACGCCCAAGCGTGCCGAGCACGCGGAGGCCGCGCTCGCCGGCTCGCCCTGGGACGAAGCCGCCGCGCGCCGCGCGATGGACGCGCTCGCGTCCGACTACCAGCCGCTCACCGATATGCGCGCGTCGAGCGCGTACCGGACGAAGGCCGCTCGCAACGTGCTGTGGCGCTTCTATCTGGAAACGCGCGATGAAGCACCGCTTGCGCTCGCCGACGTGAACGCGTTCGCGTTCGACGCAGGCGCTAAGGAGCCAGGATGA
- a CDS encoding amidase, with protein sequence MPAADFTPPTPFAPLAQLAADLAAGKTSSRALVEAALDRIADPSGQGSTVFIEVAADSARAAADAHDRLRAAGTVLSPLAGIPVSIKDLFDIEGQVTRAGSRALDGTAPASADAIAVARLKRAGAVIVGRTNMSEFAFSGLGLNPHYGTPLSPYHREVPGDARVAGGSSSGAAASVADGMAAVALGTDTGGSLRIPAAMCGLTGFKPTASRIPKQGGVPLSSTLDSFGPIGVSVACCALVDRLLAGLEPRVPARRPLEGVRLGVLTHYVTDDVEPAVAAAVDTALKHLEAAGAIVADVHFAPLDRWQDINRIGFSSMEAYAWHRPLIEKHRDLYDPRVLVRILKGETATAADYLDLLAERAALFEAARHTLWQRFDAIVAPTIPIAPPRLADLEQDDETFARVNALVLRNPSVFNVLDACALSVPCHVRGEAPVGLMLAAAPHADDALLGIGLAVERVLNPLR encoded by the coding sequence ATGCCTGCCGCCGACTTTACCCCGCCCACCCCATTCGCCCCGCTCGCCCAACTCGCCGCCGATCTCGCCGCGGGCAAGACCTCGAGCCGCGCACTCGTCGAGGCCGCGCTGGACCGAATCGCCGACCCGTCGGGCCAAGGCTCGACCGTCTTCATCGAGGTCGCCGCCGACAGCGCCCGCGCCGCCGCCGACGCGCACGACCGCCTGCGCGCCGCCGGTACCGTGCTCTCGCCGCTCGCGGGCATCCCCGTGTCGATCAAGGATCTGTTCGACATCGAAGGGCAGGTCACGCGCGCCGGTTCGCGCGCGCTCGACGGCACCGCCCCGGCGAGCGCCGACGCGATCGCGGTCGCCCGGCTCAAGCGCGCGGGCGCGGTGATCGTCGGGCGCACGAACATGAGTGAGTTCGCGTTCTCCGGGCTCGGCCTCAATCCGCACTACGGCACGCCGCTCTCGCCGTACCACCGCGAGGTGCCAGGCGATGCGCGCGTGGCGGGCGGGTCCTCGTCGGGCGCGGCCGCATCGGTTGCCGACGGCATGGCCGCGGTCGCGCTCGGCACCGACACCGGCGGCTCGCTGCGCATCCCCGCCGCGATGTGCGGCCTGACGGGCTTCAAGCCGACGGCCAGCCGCATCCCGAAGCAAGGCGGCGTGCCGCTTTCCAGCACGCTCGATTCCTTCGGCCCGATCGGCGTGTCGGTCGCGTGCTGCGCGCTCGTCGACCGCCTGCTCGCCGGGCTCGAACCGCGTGTGCCCGCGCGCCGCCCGCTCGAAGGCGTGCGCCTCGGCGTGCTGACCCACTACGTGACGGACGATGTCGAGCCCGCGGTGGCCGCGGCCGTCGATACCGCGCTCAAGCATCTCGAAGCCGCCGGCGCGATCGTCGCCGACGTGCACTTCGCGCCGCTCGACCGTTGGCAGGACATCAACCGCATCGGCTTTTCGTCGATGGAAGCGTATGCGTGGCATCGGCCGCTGATCGAGAAGCACCGCGACCTCTACGATCCGCGCGTGCTCGTCCGGATTCTGAAAGGCGAAACCGCCACGGCCGCCGACTATCTCGACCTGCTCGCCGAACGCGCCGCGCTTTTCGAGGCCGCCCGGCACACGCTGTGGCAGCGCTTCGACGCGATCGTCGCGCCGACCATTCCGATCGCCCCGCCGCGCCTCGCCGACCTCGAACAAGACGACGAGACGTTCGCGCGCGTCAACGCGCTCGTCCTGCGCAATCCGAGCGTCTTCAACGTGCTCGACGCGTGCGCGCTGTCGGTGCCGTGCCATGTGCGCGGCGAAGCGCCGGTCGGGCTCATGCTCGCGGCCGCGCCGCATGCGGACGACGCCCTGCTCGGCATCGGCCTCGCGGTCGAGCGCGTGCTGAACCCATTGCGCTGA